The DNA segment TGTGATGTCCAGAAATATTCTCCTCGTTGTATTGTCCCACTTTGGTGTTTCTTGCTGTTGGAAGTGCTGCTGCATGCCTTGGTAAACAATAGCAGTTTGCATTCATCAAAAGATTTTTCTTTAGGAAAGTGTGCTTTTATATTATGGCATAGTtgtcattttttgtgtttgtcttAAAAACCTCTGTGTCTTATTTTGTGGTTATTTATACTGTTTCTCATATTTGGttattaaataatgtttacttAAAATTACATTTCACAAGTATATTTCATTCCTCTGAAGACACAAACAATATCATGTCATGATATTTTTATCATCTGATGGTTTATTAGTTAGTTTGTGCTGCTTTTGTGCAACTATATAATGTTGTATGAGTGCTCATAAAGTGgctgcttaaaaatgttttcagaaaaacatgaaaaagtagcTTGTATATTATGTCTACACATTGTACAAAACAGCATATTCAAGAAGTGACATCTatgcaacataaaaatattatacgGTGCAGTTCACAAGTAGACTTTGTTGCTAAAACTTAGAAACTGGTTAtcaaaatttaattaatgtaaaaTCTCTTCAGAGAATATTTCTGACTCACATTATACATTACCTTAATCAAGAATgtgatgatttgcaaatcatttagtctcatatttaattgaaaatagagCATCACAGAAAGGCAGaatctctcagaagtaaagatggaaAGGAGTTCATCATTCTGTGAAAGATTGCACAGGCAAATAGggcaacagtttaaaaataacagtccttaatgttaaatttcaaaaaatgtgggtttttcaaaatatcattaaaaaattcacagaatctggagaaatctcaaAATGAAAAGGACAAGGTTGAAAACCAATGCTGGATGGCCATGATCTTCATGCCCTCAGGCAGCACTGCATTAATAACAGCATGATTCTGTAGTGGAAATCATTGCATGGGCTCAAGGACACTTTTGAAATCTAAGTTCATTACTGCATccacaaatgcaagttaaaactctactatgcaaagaagaagccacatACGTGATGTAGAAACACCTGACGCTTTCTCCATGTCCGAGCTTATTTAAGGCGGATTGAGGCAAAATGGAAaactgtcctgtggtctgataaatcaaaattttttttggaaatcatggatgcTGGCTAAAGAGGAGAAGGACCATCCAGCTCGTTATCAGCGAACAATTCAAAAGCCAGCCTCCaagatggcatggtggtgcattAGTGCATATGGCAGAGGTAGCTTGCACATCTGGGAAGGCACAATTTACTGCAGaatgatatatacagtggaacctcggttcacgaacgtctcggtacacgtacaactcggtttacgaccaaaaagttcgccaaagttttgcctcggttcacgaccacacactcgttatacgaacaagccaggttccctttcggtttgtacatgttcagtctctccctgtgcatttcctgtgcagcgagcaagagagagagcgacacacacacacacagaggcagcgcgagagacagaggcacacacacaggcagcgtgagacagagagagagctgcacacacacacaggagcacgtgcGAGAgaggcacgcgcacacacacaggagcgctctagagagacacacacacaggcgctccaggctcgcaaaagagagacgcacgcacacacacacaggcgcaggagagagaggcgcacacacacacacaggagtgcgctaaagagacacacacacaggtgctccaggctcgcaaaacagagacgcacacacacacacacacacaggcacgggagagagaggcgtgcacacacacacaggtgcacgctagagagacacacacacaggcgctccaggctcgcaaaagagagacgcacgcacacacacacaggtgcgagagagagcgagcgagggacgcataaggtagagaaggcttgtttttgttttcagttctatttacagtgatcagttcgtagcctgcattgttgcaatgttacttttcttggtggtttattaaattacggatttttcaaatgttaattttttcccctgtgcttaaaactcagtaaaaaatgtgtttttagcgagcggttcctagcactatagcgcaaactattgcagtgttagttttcactgttgttaaaggttttctcagtgttattcaatgtttttacattttttttaccattacgctgtgcattctatggtataattaactatatttgtgcttaaaaactaaaaaaaatatatatatacatacagttcgtacggtctggaacggattaattatatttacatacaatcctatgggagaaattgcttcggttcacgaccaactcagtttacgaccagagttttggaacgaattatggtcgtgaaccgaggttccactgtatatatatatatatatatatatatatatatatatatatatatatatatacagtcgtggaaaaagttttgagaatgacacatatTAATTTTCACCAAGTTTTCtgtctcagtttttatgatgccaATTTGCATATACTCTTCAATGTTACAAgcagtgatcagatgaattgcaattaattgcaaagtccctctttcccatgaaaatgaacttaatcccaaaaaacccatttccactgctgttgtgacgaaggcttcagggtgcccaagaaaatccagcaagtgccaggattGGGGCACCACTTGTgaagagcttgctcaggaatagcagcaggcaggtgtgagtttATCTGTACGCAAAATGAGGCAAgtacttttggaggatggcctggtgtcaagaagggcagcaaagaagccacttctctccaagaaaaacatcagggacagaccgATATTCTGCAAagggtacagggattggactgctgaggactggaataaagtcattttctctgatgaatcccctttctgattgtttgggacGTCCAGAAAATAGATAGTagatcagtcctgtgtcatgctaacaataaagcatcctgagactaTTCATATGTGGGGTTGTTTCTCAGCCatgggagtgggctcactcacaattttgactaagaacacagccatgaataaagaatgataccaaatcatcctccgagagcaacttcttccAAGcacccaagaacagtttggtgacagaCAGTGCCttgcatgatggagcaccgtgccattaggcaaaagtgataactaagtggctcagggaaaaaaacattgaaattttgggtccatggccagaaaactccccagaccttaatcccattgagaacttgtggtcaatcctcaagaggcgggtggacaaacaaaaaaaccacaaattctgacaaactccaatcattgattatgcaagaatgggctgccatcagtcaggatttggtccagaagttgattgacagcatgccagggtgaattgcagtgGTCTTGAAATAGAAGGGCCATAAACTTTATGTACTTGTCAATAAAATCCTGTGAAACTTATGAACTTATGTTTGCAATTATACATCAGTTAACCACAGAAACCTCTgacaaaaaatctaaaaacaccgaagcagcaaactttatgaaaaacagtatttgggtcattctcaaaacttttggccacgactgcagattttggagcaacatatgcttcTATCCAGATGATGTCTTTTTCAGGGGAGGCCTTGCTTATTTCAGTGAGACAATGCCAAACTGCATTCTGCACATATTACAACAGCATTGGTCCACAATTAAATAGTCCAGGTGCTAAACTGGCCTGTCTGAATACCAGATATGTCAACCATTGAAAACATTTGTcccattatgaaaaaaaaaatgaatagctaAAATCCTGTATCATTAAAAAATCAGACATTTCACTTTTAAAACTACAGCAattggtctcctcagttcccaaacgttTACAGAATGTTACTAAAGGAAGAGGTAATGCAACACAGTGAACTGTAAATAAGGCCCCATCCcaattttttgaaacattttgctGGCATTGTTCTACATCAGAGTGACAGTGAGGATGCCATTCAGGACAGTGTCAACAATAAATGATCTGTTTCCCTCATCCTTTAGTATATGTCTCAAATTACTGTCCACAGTTGTATTTATACTGTTGGTACACTGTTCAAATTTAAAGCAGAGATTTTGTTAGGGAAATctaaacattattttatgttaaatataCTAAGCTACACAAAagctacatacagtgcatcaggaaagtattcacaacgcatcactttttccacattttgttatgttacatccttattccaaaatggattaaattcatttttttcctcagaattctacacacaacaccccataatgacaacgtgaaaaaagtttacttaaggttttttcaactttattaaaaatagaaaaattgagaaagcacatgtacataagtattcacagcctttgccgtgaagctcaaaattgagctcaggtgcatcctgtttcccctgatcatctttgagatgtttgtgcagcttcattggagtccacctgtggtaaattcagttgactggacatgatttggaaaggcacacacctgtctatataaggtcccacagtagacagttcatgtcagagcacaaaccaagcatgaagtcaaaggaattgtctgtagacctccgagacaggattgtctcgaggcacatatctggagaaggttacagaaaaatttctgctgctttgaaggtcccaatgagcacagtggcctccatcattcgtaaatggaagaagttcaaaaccaccaggactcttcctagacctggctggccatctaaactgagcgatcgggggagaagggccttagtcagggaggtgaccaagaacccgattgtcactctgtcagagctccagaggtcctctgtggagagaggagaaccttccagaaggacaagcatctctgcagcaatccaccaatcaggcctgtatggtagagtggccagacagaagccactccttagtaaaaggcacatggcagcccgcctggagtttgccaaaaggcacctgaaggactctaagaccatgagaaagaaaattctctggtctgatgagacaaagattgaactctttggtctgAATGCCAgtcatcatgtttggaggaaacctggcgccatccctacagtgaagcatggtggtggcagcatcatgctgtggggatgtttttcagcggcagggactgggagactagtcaggataaagggaaagatgactgtagcattgtacagagacatcttggatgaaaacctgctccagagcgctcttgacctcagactggggcgatggttcatctttcagcaggacaaccctaagcacacagccaagatatcaaaggagtggcttcaggacaactctgtgaatgtccttgagtggcccagccagagcccagacttgaatctgattgaacatctctggagagatcttaaaatggctgtgcaccgacgcttcccatccaacctgatggagcttgagaggtgctgcaaagaggaatgggcgaaactggccaaggataggtgtgccaagcttgtggcatcatattcaacaagacttgaggctggaattgctgccaaaggtgcatcgacaaagtattgagcaaaggctgtgaatacttatgtacatgggatttctcagtttttttatttttaataaatttataaaaacctcaagtaaacttttctcacgttgtcattatggggtgttgtgtggagaattctgaggaaaaaaatgaatttaatccattttggaataaggctgtaacataacaaaatgtggaaaaagtgatacgctgtgaatactttctggatgcactgtatatttaatagTTTCTAAAGTAGAATAATACAAATGCTGAATGTCTTCATATAGCTTGTTTCTGCTTTGCGGAAAAGGGAATAAAGGCTTCCCTTAAGGAttatgtgaaaattaaaatttagcaCTTTTATGAATATATTTAGCATCTCATTAGAAATGTTTTCAACCTCATATAAAATAACGCTTCAAAGACGCAGTCTCTGTTGAAGACATACAGGAGCTGCTGAATACAGAgaaatgatgatgtgctgattttaATGAACAAGCTATTGATAGTTTAACAGCACATTTTCTTTGGGTAATTATGATTTACATCCTTAATATTTTAGAATGTTAACATCACTTTTAACATATCAGATGTATACATTCATCCATCAGTTTCTATAACCTGCTTTATGCATTATTGTTTTCCATActaatcaatatactgtattactccATTACATATACAAACAGCTTTAAATGCTTTCtatgtttatttgaatattgtgacttacttttaaaattactgtaatttgatttaattattcTGTACCTTTTTTATAGTCACTTGAAATAAAAAGCAAGACTCTATCTGCAATGAATTTCCAAGGTACAATACGTCTGGCAAATAATACATTGATGCACCCAGAAATGTTTTACATAAGTGGTTTTTATGACATGCCCTTTGCAAACTATTATTATATGTTCTTGCTGGTTCTCTatatttttactgtgttttttaatggttttgttattttgttaatatatttggaGCAAACGTTTCATAATCCCAAGTACATTGCTGTTTGTCACTTAGCCTTAGTGGATTTATGTACAACTACTTCCCTCACTCCTAAACTAATAGATACTTTTCTGTTCAACTCCAATTTTATCACATATAACGCATGTCTAGCTaacatgttttttgttcatttctttacTTCAGTGCAGTCACTTTCCCTTGTAATGTTAGCTTACGACCGATTTATCGCTATATGTTTACCTTTACATTATCACAGCATTAATACCAACAGCAGGATGATGTTAATTATACTCTCATTTTGGCTGCTAACAGTGGGCACATCATCTATAAGTGTTCTCCTAATTACAAGACTCAGCTTCTGCAAGTCCACAGTGGTGAACAGTTTTTTTTGTGATAATGGACCGGTGTTCCGCTTAGCCTGTAATGATGTTTACCCAAATCTCATAATGGGCTTTATAAGTATAGCATTGTTTCTTTTTATGCCACTGATGATCATTCTGATTTCATACATTGCCATTGGAATCACACTgttaaaaatttcaaaagcagAAGGAAGGCACAAAGCAATAAAAACATGTACATCGCACATCATGCTGGTGGCAATGTATTACATTCCACTGGCTTATACGTATTTTGCAGGACAGTTTGCCAGTATCAGTTACAATACTAGAATTCTAAATAACACATTGTGTACAACAATTCCACCAATGATGAACCCTGTAATTTATACACTAAAAACCGAAGAGATGAtggatttattaaaacaaatgttacgaAAGAAGAAAGTAAAGACTAGAaggagtaataaataaataatttctacCCCATTTGTTGCATTATTGCATGAATATActgcaagaaaaaaatactatCCATCAGCTTACTGAACCTAAAGCAATTGAACCAATGTTGTAATTTTCAGTGAATGGCTGTAATACTTAATGATTTTGTTACAATCTATTTAATTCCTATTTTTGTTAACCGTTAAAATTAATATCCTGATTACTTCAGTACAGCCAAATATTTTATTGtgcttattattattgcttttctatttttaatgcttgattaaataaattgttaataattttgtgttttttttacatactgtaaatgggaTTCaccaattgcataaaaatgtcaacTGTTTGTTAAAGACTTTAAAATAATTGGAAAAATAGATGCTTTTGTCTCATTTACTTGATTGAGtgatttgcacattttctttagGTAAAAATTATACAGCAAAGATGAAAGaacatgaaaattaatatttggaaTAATTATTTTGACTGATTGCACAATGAATGTTTAAATGAAGCAACAAACAAcacactgtacatactgtacacagaTTTCCACAGCTTGAATGTTAAGGAAACCAGTTCCACCCCCTTTATTCCATATTTGTAcatttcaaaatttgaaaaaaggaaGGTTAATGCAAGGTTTAGCAAATCCTGGGtgtcatattttttaatatatgattTTTCTGCTGAAGGTAAGACTGTCAGCGAAGAAAGCagtttttctaaaattaaatgtCTTCTGATAACAGATAAATGGGTAGCAATtactaataatttcatttaaaaacatttagaaacctggacaatggatggatatttttaggTTCTGCAAAAAAGGTTTTACAAGTAATGAATAAGTGATATTTATAGATTTAAAAGTCtatttacagtaaggagactgtggaagattgtgggttcgcttcccggttcctccctgtgtggatagcgctttgagtactgagaaaagcgctatataaatgtaatgaattattattattattattattataaattcattcaatgttaaaagcCAGGCAAAAACATTAAGTAGCCAGTTTTCTAAACAACTCAAACAGTAGTTGTGtatgataaataaaaatggtgtAACTGGACTTCAATCAACACATTAATGAAGTCATGAATCCATTACATATTACTGAACCGTTTCCTAAAATGAATATTGTGTTACTCATTGGTAACAATGTTTTATTAGTCATTTGTTAAatcttttgtaaatgttttaaaatacatgataTGTGAATTATTATGCAATGGAATTCATATCTATTTGAGTGTACATGAACTAATAATCACTTCAGCATTATTTAATGTTAATGATTTGCTAATAAACGTTATTATGAAGTGTGACAGAGTAACgtatattattaaaacaataataggTTTTTCATGccagaatttaaataattaacaatagCAGCCCCAGTTAACCTACCATTGTTTACACAATAAGACAtgaccataataaacaaattattatttaatcgAATTCATATCTATTTAAGTGTCTGTGAACAAATAatcattttagaattatttaatgttcattaatgattttttaatacATGTTATTATGAAGTATGACAGAGAAATGCATATCATAGAACAATAATATGTTTTTCATGCcagaatgtaaataataaaaattagaacCACTGGTTAACCTACCATTTCTTAAATAGtaaaaatcattcattaaaaTCAATTCCATTCAGATAATTTgtgtatagcactcttcagtgAGTGCAGATGCAGAGCACTTTGATATGTTCACAGGGCAAATTGTTACAGAAtgaatacacataaagacacagaattgtttaaacagacaggaccCAAAGTGGTTTGAAACTGACTAACATACATGGAGCCCAACAATatctatccattaattaattgttaaattaGGAACATCAGAAACTGTCAAATGAACAGACAGGAGCTGTAAAAAGGTTTGGGCAGCCTCCTGTATACTTGAAGCCCGGCTGCAAATTTGAGAATTGAAAGTACAATagtacagatttgagtccacaacagaactgcctggatgaggcaaagatggcggctttaagggatggcagaggaagtgacgtcatcaaggccagaaggaatttcctgtaactggtctgcagtggaaagagagaaaggattagtgcacctcaccaccccttggtctggcgtGGGGGCATTCGAGCCCTTTAGCCCTGGCATGGTACCTTAATCTGTTTTATTATATGCTGTCACTGAACCTAgacaaattaattttatacaaaatatttaatgagaaCAGCTGTATGAGATTCAAAAACACGTAGGGATTCTGAGTAATAAGAAAGGTAAGGAACACACTTGTCAAATTCATGCCTGATAGTATGGTTGGCCATCAATAACACCCCTGCTGGTATTCTTCTCATTATAAGTTTTTGTTGCTTAGAGGAAGTGAGGAAATACATGAACTAATGGCTATGTCACAGTTAAACTAGTGAGCAGATAGAAATAACAGCATAAATAAAGTTAATTCAAGTGGAAGAATCcacttcatatatacagaaagaGCAGGAGAACCAgtacaaatcaaacattttataaattttattacaGCATGGTAGTTGCAGTCTGATATCAAGAAAATGGAGAATACCATTCACAGAAAATATGTTTAATCTAAAATGTAAGGGGAGTGTGAATCATACCTgttattcaaagaaaaataagaaataaaatgatgTTTGTTATCTACTTTTGATGTAACAGCATGAAATAGAACATATACAAtattaagaaaattacaaaaacagaaacagaccTAGAGGCACTTATTAActcttttaaatttgaaattcGTATTCCTACTGCGAAAATTTCAGAAATATATTGTGACCAAGACTGTGTTTTTCCTGTAACACTTAAGATTGTGAACTTATCAGCACATACGAAAGAGGTCAAGTTGGTTAAACAACACAAGAACTTTAGCTAGCAACACTCTCACAAGGCatagccatatcaggctcacaaGGCACGTATAGTTATGCTGTTCCCTGAATAAATGTATTATCCTCAGAGAAACACATCCGTAATTTTTACCTTTCTGTATCTGAGAAAGAAagagtttattgttatttctcaTGAAATTGCTGTCTGTTACAGACCAACTGCTAAATACCCAGCTATCTCAACAACAGTTTTGataatctttgttttttatgcacGGGTGATACCATCACTGACCCTTAAT comes from the Erpetoichthys calabaricus chromosome 4, fErpCal1.3, whole genome shotgun sequence genome and includes:
- the LOC114650990 gene encoding olfactory receptor 146-like, with translation MNFQGTIRLANNTLMHPEMFYISGFYDMPFANYYYMFLLVLYIFTVFFNGFVILLIYLEQTFHNPKYIAVCHLALVDLCTTTSLTPKLIDTFLFNSNFITYNACLANMFFVHFFTSVQSLSLVMLAYDRFIAICLPLHYHSINTNSRMMLIILSFWLLTVGTSSISVLLITRLSFCKSTVVNSFFCDNGPVFRLACNDVYPNLIMGFISIALFLFMPLMIILISYIAIGITLLKISKAEGRHKAIKTCTSHIMLVAMYYIPLAYTYFAGQFASISYNTRILNNTLCTTIPPMMNPVIYTLKTEEMMDLLKQMLRKKKVKTRRSNK